In the genome of Microtus pennsylvanicus isolate mMicPen1 chromosome X, mMicPen1.hap1, whole genome shotgun sequence, the window atttacagaaacaggtcaaagcctgtaacctaggccaaagtaggcatGAGGCAACAATCTCCACCTTGAGCTAGCACAGGATTGAGgaaacaaattccacaggagtagAACTGAACCAGCTACTAAGGCCAGAGTGGGCCTGAGGGAACAAGCTCATGGGAATGGGAGTTGGGAGCCAatccagtcctgggacactggcagaccaGGAATGAACCATCTACCTGGTCCGGAGCAGACTGGAGAGAGTGAAATTCACtagaacaggtacaggggagtaagCACTGAGGAAGTTAGCTAGAGTCAGAGTCCACTGAGGGTCTGGACATGAATCTAGGACCTTCAAGGGAATAGACCCAATCCAGGACCTCTATAGGTCTGtgcatgagtctaggaccttcgaggaactaggcctgaaccaggacctctgccagtatGGGTGTGAATTtgagacctctgagggagtaggcaggaaccagagatctctgcagggctaggcatgagtctgggacctcagagggagtaggcctgagccaggacctctgttgGTCCAGGGGTGATCTGGGCCACCAAAGGGGATAGATAGGAACTTAAAACCTCTGCAGGTCCAAGTgcgagtctgggacctctgaaagagtaagcctgagccaggtcttCTGCGGTTCTGGGCACACTGTAGCCTGGAAACTCCGAGGCAGTAAACTGGAGCCAGAGTCCTTTTCAGGACTAACTTCAAGCCACGGAcctctgcaggaggggatccagaccagtaTTTACAGAAAAATGTCAGAGCCAGTAACTTGGACCaagtaggcctgagacaacaAACTCCAAGGGAAAAGAGCAAAGCCCCCaggagctatctccaggaacactgAGTAACCAACAAGGCAACTAAAACTATGGCACTGACAGTACCAAAGGAACAACCTTCTGAGCCTTAgattcactggcacctggaagattactcaacagaatctcagacagccccaaccacacctattagaggaaaaaatgaatagaaaaagtAAGAACACatatgcaacaccacaaagagcaacataacACCATTAAAACCTAAAGACTTTATAACATCAACCAAATAtgcttgaacaaccaaatatacaTGAAACAGAATAAATTGACCTAAAATATAACTTCAGAATGTTTGAAACTCCTAAAGAAGAAACGAGAAATtccctaaaagaaatggaagaaaggacaaaaaaattggaagacatcagcaaatcccttaaagaaaactgagaaaaagcaatcaaacatatgaaagaaactattcagacttgaaaactgaaatagggacaataaagaaagcacaagctgagggaaacagaaatcatgagaaaacaatcaggaaccacaaatgtaagcatgaacagcagaatacaagagatggaagagggaatctcaagagctgaagatacaatagaggaaatagactcatcagttaaagaaaacattaaatctaacaaaaacttaACCCAAAATGTTCAGGAAATATGGAaaaccatgaaaaggccaaatataagaataataggtatagaagaaggagaagaagttcaactcaaaagcacagaaaatatatttaacaaaatcttagaagaaaactttcccaacctaaagaaagatatgcctatgaagatataagaagattagagaacaccaaatagactggatcaaaaaaaaaaaagaacccttgcCATATactaataatcaaaacactaaacatacagattaaagagagaatattaagagttgcaaaggaaaaaggccaagtaacatataaaggtagacctatcagaattacacctgaattctcattggagacaatgaaagccagaagataaGCATTTTGCAGACATTCAGAAAGCATGaatgccagcctagactactatacacagaaaaacctaaaatcaccatagaaagatgaaacaagatattccatgacaaaactagattttaccaaaacctagccacaaaccaagccctacacaaaatattagaaggaaaactccaacccaaggaaattggctacacaaacaaaaacaaagacaattgatggtctcatagcagcaaatcccatagaagggaaaaatgcacaaattaacattaccaacaatgaaaactaaattaacatgAGATagcaatcactagtcattaatatctttaatataaatgaactcaactcacctataaaaaggcacaggctaacagattgtatacaaaaaacagaatccatccttcttctgcatacaataaatatatctcaatctcaaagacagacatcatctaagaggaaagggttggaaaaaaaatgttccagtcaaataaacctaagaaacaagtgggtgcagctatcctaatatctatctagcaaaataaacttcaagctaaaatcaatcaaaagagacaaaggaaatcattttatattagtcacaggaaaaatccatcaagaggaaatctcaatactgaacatcaatgcctcaaatacaagggcactctcatatgtaaaagaaatacttctaaagcttaaaccaTGCATTaagccccacacactaatagtgggagacttcaacactgcTCTCTTACCattggacaggtcagtcagacaaaaaataaacagagaaataagggaactaacagaggTTATGAcccaaatgaacttaacagacatctatagaatattccatccaaacagaaaagaatataccttcttctaagcacttctcaaaaactgaccacatattcagtaacaaaacaaacctgaaccaaaacaaaattggaataacccaatgtacttTATCAGATCaacatggtttaaaactagaagtcaagagcaatactaattccagaaaacccacaaatacATGAAGATTAAACAATTCTCACCtgaatcaaattgagagctgaaatcaacaaaatagaaacaaagaaaaaaaatacaatgaatcaGTGAgataaagagttggttcttcaagaaaatcaacaaaatagacaagactttatccaaactaactaaaaggcagagagagaatatccaaattaacaaaatcagaaatgaaaagggggacataacaagagacatggaggaaatacaaagaatcatcagGGCATATTTATAATACCTTTACTCCACAATagagttcttgaggtcctaactagaacaataagacaccaaaaggagatcaacaggatacaaatcagaaaagaagtcaaactctcactgtctGCTGATGATacgatagtttacataagtgattccaaaaattctactaaggaatttctacaactcagAAACATTTCCAGTAATGTAGCAGTATacaagattaattaaaaaaaatcagtatccttcCTGTACCCAGATGATAAAAGGggtggggaagaaatcagagaaacaacacgcttcacaatagcaacaaaaaacataaaatagctcagagtaactctaaccaaacaagtggaagacttgtatgacaaaaacttcaaatgtttgaataaagaaattgaagaaaacatcagaaagtggaatggtcttccatgttcttgggtaggcagaatttacatagtgaaaatggcaatcttaccaaaagcaatctacagatccaatGCAATGACCATCAATATCCAAGCAAAACTCTTCACAGACCCAAAGAACAGTACCCAAAttcatatcaaaaacaaaaagcccaggatagccaaaacaatcctgtaaataAAGGAAGTGAAGGCATCACAagccctgacttcaaactctactacagagctacagtactgaaaacagcctggtattgatgTAAGAACAGAagatcaatggaaccaaatagaagaccctgatattaatccacacaccttcgaatacctgatttttgacaaagaagcaaaaaatatcaaatggaaaaaaagaaagtattttaacaaatggtgctgtcataactctATATTAACACGTAGAAGAATAAAAcagactcatatctatcaccatgcacaaaactcaagtccaaatggatcaaagacctcaacataaagccagacacactgaatctttgagaagagaaagtgggaagtacacttgaatgcattgacacaggagaccacttcctaaatataaccccagcatcctaggcactgagagaaacaagtaataaatgggaccttatgaaactgaaaaccttctgtaaagcaaaggacatgttCAACAAGGCAAAACTActacctacagaatgggaaaaaattttcactaaccccacatcagacagaggtctgatctccaaaatatacaaagaactcaagaaatttgacatcaaaagaacaaataatccaataaaaatggaatacagtcctaaacagagaactttcaacagatgaatctaaaatggctgaaagacacttaaaggaatgttcaacatccttagtcttcagagaaatgcaaatcaaaacaactctgagattccatcttacacctgtaagaatagccaagatcaaaaacactgatgacaacttatgctggagaggttgtggggaaaaggtaaCACTTttgctttgctggtgggaatgcaagcccctttggatgccagtgtgatgatttctcagaaaattaggaaacaactgtccgcaagacccagtaataccctttttgggtatatatccaaaggatgctcaattgggtcacaagggcatgtgctcaactatattcatagcagcattgtttgtcatagccagaacctggaaacagcctaaatgcccctcaaccgtagaatggataaggaaaatgtgggacatttacacaatggagtacaacatagaagaaaaatataacaacatcttgaattttgcaggaaaatggatggagctagaaaacattattttgagtgaggcaacccagacccaaaaagacaattatcacatgcactcattcataaatggtttttaaacataaagcaaaaaaaaaaaaaagaaaacagcctacaaatcacaaccccaaagaacttagacaacaatgaggacactaagagagacttacatagatctaatctatatattaagtagaaaagacaagattacctgagtaaattgggagcatggggaccttaggggagggTTGAACTGGGGAGGGGcaaggtagggaggggagcagagagaaaaatgtagagctcaataaaaatcaatgaaaaagttaaaataaataagtaaataaattaattaaattgccttggtcatgatgtttctgaACAGTAATAGAAAATTAGCTATGACAGATAACACTGCACCCATATTATAATGATCCAAATTGAAGAGTCTAACTAAACCATGTGCTGAGAATGTGTGGAAGAACTAATGTTCTCCTAGGGTACCAGAGAGTTTAGAAAGTCAGCCTATCAATAGTGGGTATTGTATTGTCTCTCCATATTGTAAGTAGAACAGCACTGAAGGAACTGTGGCTTGGGTGCTCTATCCTTCTCATTAGAATAGAACCTCAAGTTTCCTACCAACCAATtatactcaagaaaaaaaataactgattCTGAGGTAGTGGCCTCAGAGCCAAAGATATACCATGGGGGACCAGAGCCTGCCAGAGAAACAGTCTTTTCTGGTGCCCAGGTACAAGATTGAGCTACCTATCAAGTGTGTCATGAAGCACAAGAAGGAGAAACTGAAGTTTCCTATTTTCCTGAAAGACCATTGTCACCCATTTTCTGAGGAACAGTTTGATGAACTCAGGATAGACTATGTACTATATGAAGGGCTGATGTCTCATGGTATCCAGGGGAACTTTTCCCCAGGAATTTCTCAAGGAGTGTACAGTGATGCTGCCAATAAGAGTTAGATAAATCTCCCTGCGAATGGAGGACTCTTTAGCTTAGGTCCATTAACCCAACAAAGAGGCAAAGAGAGCCAGTACCAGCTGGCTCAGATGGAAGACAATCTAGACATCTTCATAAAATCTCTTCAAGTCCCAAACCGTGACCAGAATCTAAATAATGAGTGGCCTCACTgggggaaaagggggaagaagacaagaaGTGTAGCAAGCATGGGAGTCTCTCTTATAAAATGTTCAACCCTGGAGTTCCCAAGAATCCCAGGTTACTTCAAGGTAATTGTCTTTCtccaaacacacacgcacaacaaGATATTCTTGACTCTCTATACTATACATGCCTAAAAAGAGGAGCTgatggtgtatgtgaatggaatGAACCTTTTGGAGACTTGGTCATGATGGGAAAAATTGGCATGGGCTATGTGTGCCAACAAAATGAAGAGTCCTCATTCAAGAGTATTGGTCACCTTTCTTCTGACTTTACACCATTCAGAACACTGTATTTTTTGAAGGACATTGGACTCTCCAAACAAGAATCACCGTTTGAAATGAAATTTCCCAAACCACATGATACTTTTAAGCCCACTTTGAAGAAGATTGCTTATGGAGCAGCACACCAGAAACCCAGTCATTCTAAAGCCATGGGAAATCAAGAGCCTGTGACTGGACCCAAGGAATTACTTGAAATTCAAGGTAGAAGCTTTTGCAAACCAAACTCCCTTGAAAATCTCAAAGGGACAATTACCTGAAACAATTTCATTGTCCATAGGGGCTACAGCATGCCAGACATGATTAACAAATTTATTATGAGAAAAGTTTGGAACTATACCTCTGCTAGGAGTCCTGTACCAGGAGTGTTGAGATCACATAATGcagaagaaacatgggaaagAAGATGAAAATGATGAAAATGCTGGAAAGGAACTTGACTAAAAGATTTACCTATTGCCACCTCCTTGAGTGTGACATGTTCTCGTTTTGCATTTGAGATGTATTGTAAGGCCACGCTTTGGCACAACAACCACTATGATAGTACCTAACATTCAGAAACATTTCTTAATGAAGTTATGTATTGTCTTCTctattatttttgatattttattatacaGTGTGAGGTCAATATtagaattttctaatttttcacatattttttctttggcATTATTATATCAGTCATTTGTGAAACTACCTAAAAccattaattaaaaacaatattacTCTGAATAAAAAGACTCGGTATCATTTGCAACATGGGAGAATCTCAAAATATTGTAATAGTACTGAATGAAAAGAAGCATGCATAGAACCCTGTAAATTCAAATATTAATGAATagtgaatattattttattaaccaGTGTTGAATTCTATAGCTAAAATgatagtaaaatattttcttttgttttgcacAACACAGCCTTTATTCTTTCAAGATGATGATTTTCCTCAATTATTTTAATATCAAGGACACTTTAGTGCTAATAAAATCAATTTGTCTGTTTTGGATAAAGCACATCTTCAAAGAAATgcctattttaatttattttacttgcaTGTGTATGCTGATAACatttaacatttaatattttaggaATAAACATCTATCTCACACAAGGGCTACAGAGATTCATTTTAATTCCCTTTGGTTCCTTTCccccatttgtttcttttgtgctgAAATTGTTTATTGAAGGCACTCACTTGTTTTTTGCCTAAGCCTGTActtgttgtgaaatattactttacAATATGCTACATTCATTTATACAGCAAAATATGTGTTTAAGGATGCAAAAATGTGttccattcttttatgttgcatttgtttaattctgtaaagttgtgttactttgccttcTAAAATACCTAATTTATCTAATAAggagctgattggccaataactaggcagaagaGATAAATAGGCTTGCCtgccaggcagagaaaaaaatggggaGATCTAGTCtcgaaagaagagaggagaggagcaagaaaaggaggagaggaggatgccaggggccagccaagcagccacacaaccacacacagagtaagaagggaagaaagaaatatataacaaaaaaggTAAAAGGCCTAGAGGCAAAACATAGTAAAAGAGAGACTGattatttaagttaaaaaagcaggctagaaataagccaagctaaggccggtaTTTCATAAGTAAGAACAAGTTACTAAGTACTTATTTGGGAGTTgtctttttgtattctttttttttaatctactagTGATATTACGGTTTAAGTTTGGTTTAACACTTGCATTTGGATTTAAGTTTTTAACCAGTTTTGGTTATTTTCCAAAAGTATATCATTTTCTATAAATAGAACATACATATTAATAAATTAGAAGTGAAAACATATTTGATGAAGGAATTAAGAGACACTGTTTTAAACCTTGATGTTTGTTGAAATTCTCCAGGCATTCATTCAAatttaacaaatacattttcagCTTTCATCTTACTATACATCCATTGTGATTCTATGCCTGCCAGTATTTTCTTCTTCACCTAAAACTCTTTTCATAATTGAGCAGAAAAAGGACAATTTCCTTAATTGTACTacatacattttcatttaaaaaatattctccacacaatatattttaatcatattctttcaCCTCTCCCAACCATACCCATGTCCTATTTGTAGCACAGCTGCTTCCAGAAAATTCAGCAAGGATTCTTCAACATGAAGCATATCTACAGAGATGCTGATTTTAAGggtaaattaaatgtaaaatgcCTATTTTATGTTTGGCCTATCATGAAAGCTTTCCTTGTAAAATTTATGAAGCATTTAGTTGTCAAATCCTTCTATGTTTTGATTCTTACCTACTATGCCTTTGTGCCATGCTTTCTTGCATTTAACTTGTTCTTACATAAAATATAACTTCCTATTTTTATATAGAGGTATCTCTTAAACTATCTTACATATTTCTAATAACCACAGAATTGGAATTATGGCTTCCTAGACAGTCAGTGAAGGTTGGGCCAGAGTAAACTCAAGAAAAGATCTTGATATTTAATGTTGACCGGGAGATGTAAAtaactcatttttaaataaatcacacCGATGCATGGTACACTGAATACTACATTATTTCCATGAAATAAAACTATGTTGGAATCACAAactattgaattttttaaaacatgatgcAGAGAAACATTACAAAACTTTATTAGACATGCATCCAATTTCCTGAAGAAGGTGTTAGGGTTCTTGATGCGATGTgataatataatgtaatataatataatatgatttaatatgtattatattattactataatatattatacaatatGAACCTTATAAGGTTAAAATAGGACATTTTGACACTGTGCTTTATAAAGACACAAGTAGAAGAaggtctgaaaaaacaaaacttgaaaaaaaaaaaacaaaataacagcaaagaacccaaaaaagaaaatggaaatggcaTACATAACATAAAAAGCCAATTaccaaaaataaatttcataaccCTCAAAATCACAGTCTTTTTACAGACACAAGACAGGCGTCCAAAAACTTAGAAAGCAATGCAGGAGGCAAGAAAGATGGAATTGtctgataaaatttttaaaacagagtGAATTCAGAAGTAAAAAGCCTagcattatatttcttttccagaATTAAAAGAAATACTCTAAAGTAGACAAATGGATTTACTCttacataatataaaaaaatagatgtACATAATGAACTTTTATACTCATTTTAGTTGTGATATTAATGAATCCAGTGCAATATTAGCCTCCTCTTAAGAAGCTGCTCTTAAGAATGAAGACAAAACTGCATTCCTAATGCTAATTTCAGTCACCTTCCGAATAATAGCAAAtgataaacaacaaaaacctacttTCATGAAAATGGGAGTAAAAAGAAGGTTTTATGGAGGTGAGTCGCCATGAATAATTGTAGTACTCACAGAAATGGCATCAAGCTTCTGTTTCTCACTCACCATCCTCATTCATTAAGAAACAATTATCGCTTGTACTTctgataaaatactaaaaatcttGTATTTAAAAATCTGATGTAGACGTGAAGGTCATCACATAGTTGCTTGGGTTACTGATGGCACTGAACACTGATGACTAACCGGATTTTTGACCCTGTGCTCATAGGGTCAAGTGAATGCTAGTTGAGGTCACTTTATCTAAGAAAGCCAAAAGCAGAATGTTGAAAGAAATAACATTTTGACGATATTCAGAGAAACTGCTTTATAAAGCATTCAGAGGATTTAGTTTAAACTTTGGCTTTTATTTATACTGTCCTTTAAAATATGTGGTATCTGTGAGCCAGGGCTCAGGAGATGGCCTTGATATGGAAATTTGCACTCAGGGCCCAACCCACTCTGCCCTGCCCCATCCCACCTCgccccaccctgccctgccctgccctgtcccaCCCTGCCATGCCCCGCCCATCCAGCCCCGCCCAGCCCCTCCCCATCCTGACCAGCCCCGCCCTTCCCCTCCCCGCCCCATCCTGCCCCTCCCATCTCTAAGCCCTGGCGCTTAAATGATGTCATCATCAGGCGCCAACACTCATTTCTGCTGCTGCCTAGGAGCCTCCTGAGGCctacctgctgctctcccctgaGGTTCTTCCTCTCTGCTGAGGTACTCTGGGACAGGGGTTCTTTCCCTTCctaccctccctgcccctctAAGCAGGTACAGGGCCTGCTGATACTGTCGTGGTGTTCGAGAGCCTACCATGGCTGAAGGGGCTTGGCAAGTGCGTCAGAACTCTGATAGCAACTGCGAGGACGCGGTAAACAACCATGTCCAGCTGCAGCTCCATGCCTCATATGTATATTTGTCTATGGCCTTGTTCTTTGATCGTGATGACGTGGCCCTGGGGAACTTCAAGCGTTTCTTCCTGAGCAAGTCACACAGCCGCAAGGCCAGTGCCCAGATGTTCATGTTCCTGCAGAATAAGCGTGGTGGCCTTGTTTTCTTCCCGAGCATCTCGACACCAGAGCGTGGCAGTTGGCAGGGGGGCCTCCAGGCCATGGAGTTTGCCTTCCACATGGAGATGACCATCAACCAGAGCCTGCTGAACCTCCACAAGCTGGCCAAGGAGAAACGTGTTGCTGACCTCTGCTACTTCCTAGAGCATCACTGTCTGGATGAGCAGGCCCGAGTTCTCCACAAGATGAGTGGCTACCTGGCCAACCTGCGCCAGATGGGGACCCCAGAGAACGGCTTCGCTGACTATCCCTTTGACGAGCTCAGCCTGTCCTAAAGCCTCAGGTGGACTGAACTGGGAGGTTCCCACTGCCATGGGATCTTTCTCTGGCCCTTAGACCTGATTTTGAAGAAAGTTcaccagttttctttctgtgtttacaATAAATTCTTTAATGTTTCAAAGCAAAATGAAGTTTCAAGATCACTCTTTTTGCATAGCTTATCTTTCAAGAACAGGGGTTGATTCATTGTTCCTTCCCCTTGAAGCTTGGACCTTTAAGGGTTGTAAAGACAATCTCTATGGCTCTTTTAAACACCATATTCTATTTCTGTTATCTTTCATGGATGTATGAGTTTATAGTGCTCGCATCTGTGATGTGTCTCGGGTTTTGGGCCCAGTTTAAGTGTTTTGACAAAGTGTTACCATCTGATCACCTGGAACAGAACTGAAGGAAATAGTTTGaaacagaaattataaaaatagactCTAAAGCTGTGTGTTTCATCTTAATGATAAGGTACTTAAGGTACTTGTCTTACTATAAATCAGTTCTGTCCaaagcatttgagaaaaaaaaaaggaaggggagaaggaattTCAAAGTTTTGTAAAGACTTTAACCTTAACATAATATGTAAATGTCTTAATTTCTTGGTATGGGAAAAAAACTTTGTTGACTGTGTCAGGTTAGAATACAGAGATAGTAACAGTGAGGATTAACTTGGTTACTCCACTTCCATATTAGAGAGGAGAGAAGTCGGTTATTCATAGTGTCTTCACTACAATTCTATATCtatgtttttcaaatatatttctaaaatttaaatatacctaCACTACCGCAAGCCCCACATTAGTAACCATTATTGGCTGACATTACAATACCATAGGGTGAGGTCATGTTTATGAGAGTGAATATAA includes:
- the LOC142841696 gene encoding ferritin heavy polypeptide-like 17E; translation: MAEGAWQVRQNSDSNCEDAVNNHVQLQLHASYVYLSMALFFDRDDVALGNFKRFFLSKSHSRKASAQMFMFLQNKRGGLVFFPSISTPERGSWQGGLQAMEFAFHMEMTINQSLLNLHKLAKEKRVADLCYFLEHHCLDEQARVLHKMSGYLANLRQMGTPENGFADYPFDELSLS